TCTGCTGGGAATAACAATGTGAAGATGAGCCTTGTGCTCTTTGTTGCCTCCATCAGAGTTTCATCCATCCAACCACATATTTGTGCTATGTTGCCACTCTTTATGAATTTAGCTTTTATGCTCCAGTGAACTAATAGCATACTATCTACAGGAAAGATTCGTCAAAAGGAGAGAACGCCTATTAGGTCCTAATTTGTCTACCCTTAAGGTAAATATATCAATATCTCATATGGTTTATGTGACGAGTGTTGTATTTTATTGTAAGAACAAATAGACACCTGTTTGTTGACATGTTTTATTTACTGCAGGCTATAGAGATTTTGACTGGCTGCTATATCTTAGTTCAGGTTTTCCTTAAAACTTCTTACCTTCTGTACTGCATTAAAAGTTACATTATcttttcaccttttttttttactctgtTAGTATTACTTACTACCAAAATTGTGTATTTTCTGTCATAAAAGGGAAATACTGTTGCTGCCATGGGTTCCTTTAAGGGACTGAAACAAGTCCGGAGGATCGTCGAGGATTGCATAAAGAACATAAAACATCCAGTATACCACATTAAGGTGATTGGTTTTATTTTCCAGATATAGTTTCAGAAGAAATGCACCTATAGTTTCTTACCATTTATTGTTGAACTAAGCAGGAACTCCTAATCAAACGTGAGCTGGCGAAAAATCCTGCCCTGGCCACTGAAAGCTGGGACAGGTTTCTCCCGAACTTTAAGAAGTAAGGATCCTGTGTCTTAGTTCTTTGGTGGGTCACTACCATTAAAAGGTACATGTTGTTTCTTATGCCTATTTACGTTCTTCAGAAAGAATGTCAAGCAAAAGAAGCCGAATACTAAGGAGAAGAAACCATACACACCCTTTCCGCCTCCTCAACAGCCTAGCAAGGTGAAGTTAATTGTTTCTTTCACCGCTTGTTGTGATTTTCGAGAAACCTTTCACCGTGTAGTTTTAATGTAGGTCTTTGTACAGTTTGCTGTACTAACCTCATTAGTTCGTAAGCTGTTATGTGGTTAGCAGTCCTGTTCTGCAGCTTTCTATTTTCATGGCATTGGAAACTGTTCATCCTATGCTATTTGAATTTAGAGGAAACAAATCTATAGGCCAtagtttttatttctcttatTTCCCAAGATGTTTGCTACTGCTGTCTTTTGCTTATTGTGCTAGATTTATTCTGGATGTAGATTGATCTTGAACTGGAGAGTGGCGAGTATTTCATGAGTGACAAGAAGAAGTCAGCAAAGAAATGGCAAGAGAAGCTGGATAAGCAATCAGAGAAaatggaagaaaagaaaagaaagagagaagccGCATTTGTTCCACCGAAGGTTAGATGTTCCTTGTCTATTTATCAGCGGGAGCGGGATTCTCCTTCTCTGGTATAGTTACTAAAtctttttatttgtttcagGAGAACTCTGCAGGTCCATCTGAATCTGCCAAGCCTACCCATGCCAAAAATGAGATTGCCGATATTACGAAATCCTTAAAGGTACATTGCTGTTGCTTCACGCTTTTAGTACTTGCTTTGTTCCTGTATGTTCTCAGCTTGTCTTAGTTTGTGCTGTTATTCCACCATTATTATAGCATCACGTAATTGTGAATGTGCTCTCTTTGCAGAACAAGGCAAAGAAATTCCGAAATAGTGAAGCACAGGAAAATGTTAAAGTTGACTCATATATTGCTACCAATGAAGAACCACAGACCAAAAAGAAGCGCAAATCGTCTTCCAAGTAGCCTCAACCTGAATGACCATGCCAGGGACTTGGAtggtaattttattttttaatgatATATCCATTGCCACTTTGTTGTTGTATACTGTGCTAGTATGTCATTCTGTGGTTGATACGGAACTACAAAAAGAAATGATGTGGGGACTTCTATTTTTGTGATAGCTCCAAATCGATCTGAGTTTGCACCACGGTTCGTCGATCTCAAAGCGAACCCAAAATATAAAATCGCTCTCCCCTGGCGCCCAGGACCATCCGCATAAGGACACCATCCTGATTAGTGATACTACCTCCGTCTGGATTTATGAGGCATACGCGTAAGAACACCATCCTGATTAGTGATGCTACTGTTTTAGGTATGCTATTCTTCATACCTGCACGTGTACAAGGACGTCCAGATATAACATTTAACAGAGATTCTCAAATGATTCTCAAATGAATGCAAGCACACGTAAGTTGCCCTAGTGCGCCCATCAAGACTGAGGGTTCTACGACCTCCCTGCTTCTGATATCTCGCCTAAATAATCCATCTGTAGTTCTACGTCACCAGAGATAAAACTCTCGGCTACGCATGCTGCCCACGTGATTGGCTATTTGGCTCCACTTGTGCCTCTGGCATCACCCCAACCGAGCGTtggaattttattttcttctgctCTGCTTTTTTCACTCTTGGTTCCTTAGAGATATTGCAGGTACTTTGACTTCAGAAATCTAGTATGCACGTAGCAAGTTGTACTGCCTTGCGCACTAGGGGCAGGGTGTGTGAGCGTGGTGTGCGTGTGGCGTGTGTTACTGTAAGAGAAGCCTAAAAAAACATCACCGTTCGCACGAAGCTATCTCCCGCTATTGGGGATCCTATTTGCGTACCAACCCAAGACATGCTTATCGGGCTTTATGTATTAACGCGGCAACTCCCTCAGAATTTTGCCGTTAGAGATTCTTGATCTCCACAGTGAGCGAAGTTCCCAAGACACAGTggcaaacaaaaaatcatgtttttttttaaaaataagcTATGAAGGAACATGTTACCCTCGAATTAGGAGATACTAGCAAAAGACAAGTTCGTTGCTAGGGAACAACGAGAAATGTATTAAGATACcaattttaaagtttgacgTTTCATGAACACATATGCCTAGAATGATTACCATGCGTTTATCTGCCGTGAGGCTATGCTCTGGTAACTGCCCACCCCATCTCTCTGACTCTCTCCCTCTAGCCCATCTCCTGTGCAACCCAGCACGAGGCttctcttcgtcttcctcctggcATACGACCACGAACAGAGCAGACGTAGGTGCAGCCATGTCGTCGCGGGTTTGAATCCCACCAAATCGGTCATTTTTCTCCGAATTAAAACTGGGAAACTAATACCCACTGATTGACGAATCGATCCTGTCCATAAATTCTTCGTTTGCCATCATCTTGATCTTCCTTTGAAAACCGATGCCATTAATGGCAAGACCCCTCTAGCCTCTTACCGTTTTGGGATCGAGGAGAGGAGGTTGGTTTGGTGATGGATGCGTTTTGGGATCGTGGAGGGAAGGTTGGTTTGAAGATGGATGCGATCTGATCTAggagaggtggaggaggcgcaTCGTGTGTGCGTAGGTGGGTCTCTGTTTTTTCTGATCTAGAGGAAAGAACGGAGCTGAACGAGCTCATTGAGGGAAACAAATAAGGGGGGACAACGGGTGGTGAGCGACATGAGTGCGGTGCGCCGGAGGAGCGACGCCGGTCGGCGGGCGAAGGTGACGCCAGAACAATCCGACGAGGGGCGATGCGGCGAGAGCTCGGTCTGGTGGCCGACGTGGGAGATGAGACAGCGGcggagatgatgatgaggtggcggggcagaggaagagggagctaGGGAGATGAGGCGGTGGGCGGGGGAGGCAAGTCGGAGAAGGATGCCATGGCCACCAACAGGAGGCTTGCATGGTCGATGTCGGCAGGATTTTTGTTCGGGCTGATTTTTGATCGTGCACGGTGGCATATCCGTAATTTTGGTGAAGTGACGTACGGCGACGACATCCGTACCATCATCATCAATTCCAATTGAATATATTGATATAGATAACTTCATCCATTATAGTATGATTGCGTTGGTAGAATTACATATGTGCAGTGCATAATCATCTTGAAAATTAAATTCTAAAAAGGGACCCGGTAGGTAATACCTTGGAACAGATTCTGCGCTGGGGATTGACACCACATCACGATCAGAACTGCTCTCCTTCCACAGCAGTCTCTAGTTCTGGAGGGAGGTGAGGTTCTCCTTGCTATGCGGTAATTGCTCAGCTCACTGCATTCCTCGATTTGTAATGACTTGAGAGCAGAGCAGTGACACACCACAGCAATTCCATATCAGAACATGATCCTTTCTACTTCTGTAGCCTTAGGTTTTTGAGGAGGCTCAAACTAGAGACTTCTGTGGAAACTGCGGAAGGAGATCGTGATAGCCATAACAACATGGTAAGAAAGGAATCATTGCCTGCTATTTTGGATTGACACCACATAATGAAACTTCAAAGTGTAAGTTCGGTACACCGGGGACTCATGTATATTACAGGAACTGAACAAAATATACTGAATACCAATATAGAACTGAAGCTACGAATCGGCCAACCACATATCCATTATTCTATGCCAGCAGCACAATGAGATTCAGTTTCCTTGACATTTTACAACACATGTACAACTTCACTAATTACAGCAAAACTTTGTATTTCTATGCTTATAAAAGGGCCTTTTGCCCTTGTCCCCTTAGTATACAAGCCcaaatttttgaaaagaaaacatggcACGAAGAACTGGATACAAATTTACAATCAACGAACCAACCAATAAAAACGGACACCTAAGCTCTCCTAGCAGCTACTCTTCACTGCCTGCTATCTTCTGGTATAAAAAGAATCACACATACTGTACATCCTACAAAGAGGAACTCCTGATCTATCCACAACCGTCGAAGGCTTGACGGTGAAAAAAATAACTATTCCAACCTTTGCAATAAAAACGCAAAGCTTGGGTTTTCACGGACAAATGGTAGCAAGTCATCGTCAGCCATCTCCATGACTGGCATTGTCTTCGTAATATCATCGAGCGAAAAAGGTATGCTGCATTTGAGAAATGGATCAGGTGAAACCATGAGTCATCACATAGCACTAGGAGGCCCTAAGCTGAAAAAtgctaaaaataataataatgaaaTATAACAAACCTAGAATCATCATCTAGAAGTATAGAGAAAGTTGTGGCAGTATTTGCTTCCTCTCTTGCTGCAGCTTTCAAGCTTGACGCAAACTATAAATAGATAAACTGGAATCATATACCactcaacattttttttgtaagtgAAAGAACAAACCAAATGTAGCAAGAccaaataatatgatttttttcttctgaagcGGAAGTAAAATGAGGGATGCCACACAAGGACATCCCGAGAGGTCACCCATCCTAGTGCTACTCTTGCTCAACTCCAGAGTTCTGATGAGTGCTTTAGTGTTGGTATGGTCACAGCATATCATGGTACATCATCTTACCTCTGCTGAAATAGTGTTTGTGCCATTGACGTCATCCAGGTACATACTAACTATGCGCTCTAGCTGCTGTATGCTGAGGGCCTGAAGAATTCATACTGTGGATATTAGGAGTATAACTAATAGAGGTAAGGACTGGCAGTGGAAGAACCTTGGTGAATAGATACTTACCTGGCACACATCAGAACGTATCTCTCTTAGTGTCCTCATTGGCTTTAGAGAGATCACCTAGCAAAAGAGAAGAGTAGGGATATAATTTATTTGTGATTAAAACGTTATTGATCATTGAAATTCAATAAGCCAAAAAAATAATGTtctttttcctaaaaaatgcGCACCAAGAAATCAACAGCCTGTCTGATATGCTTCAATGCATCCCAGGCTGAACCTGCAAACTGTGTCAAATATAGCATATAAGCCAATAGCTTCGGAAAATCCATTCCAAAGTGAAGTGAATACCTCTCGGATAGCATTGTCAGACCAATGTTTTAGTTCAGCTAGTCCAGCTTTTACATATTCCGCATTGCTAAACGAACAGCATTCACGCCGTAAAAGGAGTCTGTTTCCAAAGGGAAAATCTTAGAGAAGCTTATGCATATGTGAATACACAAGACTAGGACAAAATTGTTCACCTGTTAAATAGCTGCACATCAATCAGTGAAAATATTTGTACAAACAGTTTATGAACCAAAATTGATGGGACCTGCAAATTCAACCGAATAAGACAAAATCCATTAGAAACTTTTATGAGTGGATGCCACAGGTCCATAATAATGTGCACCTACATGATTCGCCTTTAATACATCCAAGTAGGTGGCGAGGACCTTCACGATGCTTAACCAATGTGCTAGTTGGTTCTGATGTCCCAAGCCATTTGTATGACCTTTTGCTAGATTTGAGTGAGAAGTTCGTGGATCCTGAAGAGATTCAATATTTAGCCATCTTTAAACTGTGAAAAGTTGAagtgatttttttccttcaaaaaaggAGCAGGTAGCAGCACCTGGATGCACAATTCAAGCAAAGGGTTTAGCTCCTTCTTCACGCTGTCACTTATCATACCATAAACCTTCTCAATTAAATCCACAAGCTGCTGTTTAAAGAGCAAAGCTGGATATTTTGCTTCAACTTGGGCTAACCCAGTACCTCCAACAACTGATTGGCCACCGAGATAAGCCAGCCCAGCATTTGGAGTCTGACTTGTATGAAATATCCTCTCAGACGAAAATCTTCGCCTTTGCGGGGTTGAGAGTGCCGTCCTAGTAGTTTTGAATGATCGTTGAAGGAGAACTGTTAATGCAGATAAGTTGGACAACCAGTAGGCCAACGTTCTCACATCAGTTTGAGCCTTCAAGACAGGGAAAGATAAAATCAGGACAAGTCTCCAAACTCTATACCAATTGCATGACGGAGTTTTGCAagtaattttaaaaattgtacAGTAAGTATGAAACACAAGTTTTTACTGTACTTAATTTCCATCCTTTCATGTTTTATCAGAATTTTAAGGCTTCCTGAGTAAAAATGGAGCCTAATCTTGTGTCAACTTCTATTTCCCACACATGCTAGATTTAGGTACAATGGAAGTTGGATAAATAAGATTTATTTTAGTTTGCTGCAATAGGAATTTGTATAAACTACGTTCTCTCTAGTCACCAACAGAAGTTGTATTCCATGTCATCAGTGCTGCATAAAAAGGATAGATGATGCAATACAAATCCAAAGAAAGTGCTAGAAACCTCTATCGCAGAGTTTATAGCATGCAGAATGCTGTCAAAAACACCAGTCTTCATTGCTTCAAATGATCTCCAGTGAAGAAGACATTTGTATATTAAAACTGTGGCAACAGGCTTGCTCCCAGAAAATCCAAGATATTGTGAAATGCAAGTGAGTAACCACTGCTGATCATCCTGGGGCCGCTGGGGCTGAGGAGACTTcaagaaaataacaaaatgaTCATCTCAAAAGTAAGTCTTTGGGTTCCATTAAACACGGAGATTAGCAATCATATTAGCAGAATACCTGATATTTCTGATCAAGCACTCTTTGCAATTTCTCTCCAGGCTCAATGTCTTTTTGATTACTCAAGTCAGGAGCATGGGCCTATAATACAGTTCAACGGTTcaattaaattaaaagaaatTCTGTAGAAATCATATGTAGATATATACTTGATATAACTCACCACTGAGGGTGTTGCTTCTGATGTACCAGTTGATGGCTTCATTTCAGTCTGTCTTAGATCACCATTCAAAATATGCCCATTTTCTGGGCTTCTCTGCAAAATATACCAACAGTATCAGTTTAGCATACAATAATCAGCATATGCATGTCAGTCCCATTAAAGGTACATTACATGGATCCTTGTAATCTTTGAACGTGAAGATGAAGATTTAGCCGTAGAAGGTGGAGTAGCGGTTACTTGTTGACGGAGAACATGATTCTCAGCTTCTAAGTTGGCTGCTTTTCCTTCAAGTCTGTTTATGGAAGGATGGCCAAGAATTGTTTGATCGAAGTTGACAATGATAGAAATCAGAACCTGATAAGTGTTTTTGAgaagaaacataaaaatacatacaCACCTTTGTAAGGACTCCTGAAGGTGGGTTATAATTTTGCCAGACTCCCCAATTTTTGTAAGCAGATCATCATTCCTCATGAGGAGGTCTTCATTTCTCTTCAGTAAATCTTCATTTCTTTCATGAGCTTCAGTAAGAGCTCTGTTGGCAACATCACTATCTTGTTTTTCCATCACAAAGGAAGACAATCTTGATATTGCATCTACTTGAATCCTGGTTTCAGGGAAGAAAGTATTAGATTGTTAAAGAATCACATCAATGATTTATTTTAATAACATATGATACCACTAATCATGTAATTATGCTATTCTTGTCAGAACCTCAGTGCAAAGCACTGCATACAGATCAAAGATACTAACTTTTGCACTGTATCTTGAAGCAAGTGGATCCTGTATTCATTGTCGCTAATTTTTCTGAGTAACTCCTCATTTCTCTGTTGAGCTTCAGTAAGTGATTTCCTGATTGACTCATTTTCTTGACTTGCAGCTTCCAAAGAAACATCTTTCGCTGCTATATCTTCTTCAAGCCTGTTTTAGTGGTAAGCAAGAAAAACAACGTTATAAATCTGAGAACTGGAAATAATTAACAGTACTCCATACTGAAGAGACTTCGTAAGATGGAAGTGGGTGCACATGAGTAGTTGGTGAGTTTATAATAATAAAGGCAACCAAGAAGCATCAGTGAATGTACTGACTTAAGTATGGTATTCTGAAGATGTTCTATTTTTTCGTTGGTATCTTGAATTTTCATTAGTAACTCCTCATTTCTGTCTCCAGCCTCGGCAAGTGCTTTCTTAATTGCATCCTTCTCCTCTCTTTCTGATAGCAACAAAGCATCCTTTGTTGCTGAATTTTCTCCAAGCCTGAACGAATTTAAAGAAATAGATATCAAACATTAACATCTCGTAAttagaaaacagaaacaatAAGCACTACCAAACAGGCCGCTATATATTCAAGACCAGGAATATGAAGTACCTTTCTATGGTATCTTGAAGAAGATCAATTTTCGTGTCAAGATCCACAAATTTCTGTAGTAATTGTTCACTTCTTTCTTGGCTCTCAATTTGGGCCTTCGTTGTTGCATCATTTTGCTCTCTTTCTCTTAACAACAGATTCTCCTTAGTAGCAGTATTTTCTTCAAGCCTATGTTGGTagatgattttatttttttacatgtGGAATTATCAGAGGGATGACATGGGCTTTATGGTAATAGTTATTGCCAAAAGGAACTATCACGGACCTCTGTATAGTAAACTGAAGCTGAAGAATATTTTTATCATCGTCATGAATTTTCATGAGCAATTCTTCATTTCTTTCCTGAGCTTCAGAGAGAGTCTTCCTAGTCGCTTCATGTGCTTGCTTTTCTGTTAGCAGCAATACATCTTTGGCAGTGCCATCTTCTTCAAGCCTGTCAATATGAAGAGGGGGAAACAATCAGTACTATTACATAAGTTGCTCCATTGACAAAGAGGGATGTTGAAGCTCGTGTGTGATTGCAAGGGTAGTCTAAACAATCAGTAACCACACACACATCAGTAGCACCAAAGCACGAGCGCGgcgtgcgcgcgcgcacacacacaccacaATACTGAAAAGAAATAAAGCAGTCTGACCTTTCTACGGTGCTCTGAAGGCTGTCAGATTTTCTATGTGCGTCTTCAATATTCTTTGTTAATTCAGCGATTTTCAACTGTGCTTCTGCAAGCAATTTTAAGCTTGAAGCATTCTGTTCTCTTTCAGTTAGCAACAAAGTCTCCTTTGCACCGACATTTTCTTCAAGTCTATGCGCATGATGATAGAACATCGTTGCATTATGGAattgaaaataataaaaatatgaaGTTAGTACTCGTATGTCAGACCACAAGCATGATTTAATCGTATAGGACAAACGACAGACCTCCTTATTGTGTCGTCAAGTTCTGCTAGAGTTGCATGGTTATCTTGCGCTTCATTTAGTAATACCTCGGTCTTTCTGTGAGCCTCAGACAATTCTCTCCTTGTTTTGCTGTTTTCCTGTCTTTCTATTGCCAATTGAGAATCTATGACTGCTGTACTTTCTTCAAGTCTATGggcaaagaagaaaagaaattacgCCAACTACCTACTATAAGGTGAGAGATGCTCATGTACCGCGATGTGAGACTATCCTATAAGTAGGTAAAAGTAGAATTGACAAACCAAGGATCTTATAAATACTTAAAAGCAAAGAGATTTAACCTTTTTACTGAAACTTCAAGCAGGCCAATTTTCTTATTTGAGTCCTCTACTTTGCTCACTAACTGTTGGTTTTTCTCCTGAGCTTCAAGTAGCTCAGTCTTGGTGTCATCATAACTTTCCTTTGTTTTGAGAAGCAAAGACTCTCTAACCGTTGCATCTTTTGCAAGTCTATTTATTGAATTGAAGGAAATAGGAGTTAGGTCAGAAAGTTAAAAACATAGGAGCTAAGCTTTGTAGTACCAGTTAGTGCACGGTGATAAACTGAGCTGCTACTAGCTACCAATACAGTTAGCAAAAACAGACCTTTCCACATTCTCCAGAAGCTGCTCTATGTTTTTATCAGCCACTTCAACTCT
The Brachypodium distachyon strain Bd21 chromosome 2, Brachypodium_distachyon_v3.0, whole genome shotgun sequence genome window above contains:
- the LOC100845494 gene encoding KRR1 small subunit processome component homolog; protein product: MASEDEANAAAAAEGEASEGKNWRRKGKHDKDKPWDNDPTIDRWKVERFDPSWNEGGMLEVTSFSTLFPQYREKYLQEAWPTVKGALKEFGITCELNLVEGSMTVSTTRKTRDPYIIVKARDLIKLLSRSVPAPQAIKVLNDEMNCDIVKIGSIIRNKERFVKRRERLLGPNLSTLKAIEILTGCYILVQGNTVAAMGSFKGLKQVRRIVEDCIKNIKHPVYHIKELLIKRELAKNPALATESWDRFLPNFKKKNVKQKKPNTKEKKPYTPFPPPQQPSKIDLELESGEYFMSDKKKSAKKWQEKLDKQSEKMEEKKRKREAAFVPPKENSAGPSESAKPTHAKNEIADITKSLKNKAKKFRNSEAQENVKVDSYIATNEEPQTKKKRKSSSK